TCCACAAAGTATGTGTTCATAGTCAGTTTTACCTTTTTCATAGCTTATAAACTGTTTTCTTTGAGAGAGATAACTACGAAACCAATTGAGTGATCATTCAAACATGTCAGTTTTCCCCATTCACGAGTAAAGGCCCGTTTCCACTCCGGGAAATTTTCTGTGGACAGGGAAAATTTCCACGGAATTTGTTCTACCGGCATTTCCACAACGCGGGAAAATCAGAAAACGaaatcgaaaataaaaatggctgAAATAAATAGACGCTTGCTTTTACTAATTTTGCTGCGAAGAAGATTATCTAGAGCAAGGCAAAGCAAGCGATGTTGGGTTCGTAAAATATTTTCCGAATGTACTTTCAAAGGTGAATTCAAGAAATGAAATTGTTTGACCATGagtacttttttaaacaatttcgcATATCACCATTCCGGTTTGAGCATTTGTTGTCACTGATTGCTCCAATTATTACGAAATGTTCATTGCGCAGGGAGGCAATTAGTCCGTCAGAAAGACTTTGTTTAACATTACGCTATCTAGTGACTGGTGATTCTCAAGTATCCATTGCATGTAGTTATCGCGTAAGTCCGACATCAATTACTCGCATAGTTGCAGAAACGTGCGAAGCTCTTTGGACGATGTTATTGAGAGAAGGCTACTTGAGATGTCCTATTACGAGTGAAGAGTGGAAAAAAATATCCCAAAAGTTTGAAGAATTATGGAACTTTCCAAACTGTGTAGGTGCAATTGATGGTAAACACGTTATGATGCAAGCACCTGCATCATCTggctcttttttactttttttaattataaaaagcaTCACAGCATAGTTCTGTTAGCTGTATGTAATGCCACTTACGAATTTACGCTAGTGGTGCTGAAGGGATCATCACAGCAGAACGAACAGGATATCGCACACGTATCTGCGATGTTCTTGGTTGTCCAATGCTACAAATTCTCTGTTGTCGCTTCACATGCTCCACAAATAACTTGTTTCTTATAATCATTTCATCTTCCTTCTTATAATCACTTCGTCTTTCTTTCCCGGGTTATCCCAAGCCATGCGAGgggaattggggagatggcacactacaacttttatttttgttccaTCTTTTCCGCAGCGGCAAAAAAGAACCACATCTGTTTTGATATAATGCGCATGTGCAATTCGGAAACTTTTTCTTTTCCGAGGAAAATTTTCCTGAGTTGGAAACGGGCCTTA
Above is a window of Hydractinia symbiolongicarpus strain clone_291-10 chromosome 3, HSymV2.1, whole genome shotgun sequence DNA encoding:
- the LOC130636991 gene encoding uncharacterized protein LOC130636991, translated to MKLFDHEYFFKQFRISPFRFEHLLSLIAPIITKCSLRREAISPSERLCLTLRYLVTGDSQVSIACSYRVSPTSITRIVAETCEALWTMLLREGYLRCPITSEEWKKISQKFEELWNFPNCHHSIVLLAVCNATYEFTLVVLKGSSQQNEQDIAHVSAMFLVVQCYKFSVVASHAPQITCFL